GAGCGATCGGTTGGGCGTGGATCAACCACGACGGAACCTTCGACTCCGGTGGCGCAGCCTCCGGGACGAACCAGATCGCGGAGCTCCAGGCTCTGCTCGAAGCGGTACGCGCCCACCCCAGCGCCGAACCGCTCCTCATCGAGTCCGACTCCCAGTACGCCATCAAGTGCGCGTCGGAGTGGCTCGAGGGCTGGAAGCGCAAGGGCTGGCGGACAGCCGGCGGCAGCCCCGTGAAGAATCTCGAGCTCGTGCAGGGCATCGAGGCCGCGATCCAGGCGCGCCCCGGGCCCGTACGGTTCCGGTGGGTGCGCGGGCACGTCGGCAACCACTTCAACGAGCG
This region of Oerskovia jenensis genomic DNA includes:
- a CDS encoding ribonuclease H family protein, which gives rise to MITVSTDGSCLVNPGGAIGWAWINHDGTFDSGGAASGTNQIAELQALLEAVRAHPSAEPLLIESDSQYAIKCASEWLEGWKRKGWRTAGGSPVKNLELVQGIEAAIQARPGPVRFRWVRGHVGNHFNERADQLAGLAAQDWAAGRGEERATLAGTDDLVAAPAAKRPVAAGRPAAKVGASAASKAAADAWTESTLFD